A window of the Nitrosopumilus ureiphilus genome harbors these coding sequences:
- a CDS encoding alpha/beta fold hydrolase — translation MRKTFDQEFRKGIKKDDFVNSFSKTIDSWFTLSKFFGIGELYQKYTEQFFLLNKILEPIRDNLNRTDSESIEMNGQYHLLHYKSKKSNKTPILIVYSLINRHYILDLLPKISVVQHFINKGFDVYATDWETPTTFDKDMTLEKYIHEYVENSVKKIQEITGFKKITLFGYCWGGILSLIYTTMHPETVKNLVLHATPLDLEKPDTVIEKWTKQINLDIMIEKLGNVPGQLLNFAFIMRNPLESVLKYPNYFKKPRSLDEIQQFMAIEMWLYDSRPITGKVYKEIIKKIYQKNQLIHNKMKVGGKFVDLNKLTMPVLNIVGQNDDLVPSDSSKYVMCHIPSTDKELIEYPTGHVGLCISKKAHEELWPRVTEWITKRS, via the coding sequence ATGAGGAAGACTTTTGATCAAGAGTTCCGGAAAGGAATAAAAAAAGATGATTTTGTGAATTCCTTTTCAAAAACCATTGACTCTTGGTTTACATTGTCAAAGTTTTTTGGAATTGGTGAGTTGTATCAAAAATATACTGAACAATTTTTTCTCCTTAACAAAATACTTGAACCCATACGGGACAATCTAAACAGAACAGACTCTGAATCAATAGAGATGAATGGACAGTATCATTTACTTCACTACAAATCTAAAAAGTCAAACAAGACCCCAATTCTTATTGTTTATTCATTGATAAACAGGCATTACATCCTTGATTTGCTACCTAAAATCAGTGTTGTGCAACATTTTATCAATAAAGGATTTGACGTATATGCAACAGATTGGGAAACACCCACTACTTTTGATAAAGATATGACTCTTGAAAAATACATTCATGAATATGTAGAAAACTCTGTTAAAAAAATTCAAGAAATTACAGGTTTTAAGAAAATAACGTTGTTTGGGTATTGTTGGGGAGGAATTCTTTCACTTATTTATACTACAATGCATCCAGAAACGGTAAAAAATCTCGTCTTACATGCAACACCGCTTGATTTGGAAAAGCCAGACACAGTAATTGAAAAATGGACAAAACAAATCAATCTAGATATTATGATAGAAAAATTAGGAAATGTTCCAGGACAACTTTTGAATTTTGCATTTATAATGAGAAATCCCTTGGAATCAGTTCTAAAATATCCAAACTATTTCAAAAAACCACGTTCTTTAGATGAGATTCAACAGTTTATGGCAATTGAAATGTGGTTGTATGATAGTAGACCGATTACAGGCAAAGTATACAAAGAGATTATCAAAAAAATCTACCAAAAAAATCAACTAATCCATAACAAGATGAAAGTGGGTGGAAAATTTGTTGATCTTAACAAACTAACTATGCCTGTTTTAAACATAGTTGGACAAAATGATGATTTGGTCCCATCAGATTCTAGCAAATATGTTATGTGTCACATTCCTAGTACAGATAAAGAACTAATAGAATATCCAACAGGACATGTAGGCTTATGCATTAGTAAAAAAGCACATGAAGAATTATGGCCGAGAGTTACCGAATGGATTACAAAAAGGTCATAA
- a CDS encoding heavy metal translocating P-type ATPase → MAKDPVCGMIVNEKTGISSEFGGRKFYFCSPVCQKTFTEPEKELSRMKKRIYVATSGALALAIIRGALYLGVAAGAITVTWVPFPEIPFLSYGLLLFIIVTPVQFIGGWTFYVGGYHAIIRRTANMDLLISIGTLTAYIYSTIVLFFPDAIPGEEKFVYFEVSAVIIAFVLLGKYMEEAIKKKSSSAVRKLLDLSPPMACVIREGSEMEIPSNQIKMDDVMIVKPGEKIPTDGIIITGESSIDEKMITGESLPVGKKPGDQVIGATVNKQGLLHIKATKIGKDTALSQIVHVVEQAQSSTAKVQRMADSIAAKFVPSVVGAAVITFLLWYFVIGDFVAGLLAFVAVMIIACPCALGVATPAALMVGVGKGAESGILIRGAEYLERSQKINTIVFDKTGTITKGEPEVTDIVSLNELSEKQIIEYGGTVESGSEHPIAKAVVNKMKEMNIPLTTPEEFESLNGLGVKAMVHGKKIYTGNRKMMKQFGIDVRLAEQNMERLESEGKTAIMVIIDDKIEGIIAVADSLKETSQMAIFALTDLGIESIMITGDNEKTAQAIAKKVGIEKIIANVLPADKAKEIKKLQAQGKFVAMVGDGINDAPALAQADIGIAIGSGSDIAKETGGIILIRDDLMDVSRAIRLSRATMKKIKQNLFWAFAYNSGGIPIAALGLLSPIFAAAAMALSSISVIANSSMLKRYNITSGEEKLMKSEMFQKQKLEAMR, encoded by the coding sequence ATGGCAAAAGATCCTGTTTGCGGCATGATTGTAAATGAAAAAACAGGAATATCTTCTGAATTTGGTGGTAGAAAATTCTACTTTTGTAGTCCTGTTTGCCAGAAAACATTCACAGAACCTGAAAAAGAGCTTTCACGAATGAAGAAGCGAATCTATGTGGCTACTTCAGGAGCTTTGGCCCTTGCAATAATTCGTGGAGCTCTGTATCTTGGTGTTGCAGCTGGTGCAATCACAGTTACATGGGTTCCTTTTCCAGAAATACCGTTTCTCTCATATGGCTTGCTTCTTTTCATAATTGTGACTCCAGTACAATTCATTGGAGGGTGGACGTTCTATGTTGGAGGGTACCATGCAATTATTAGAAGAACTGCAAACATGGACTTGCTAATTTCAATTGGAACACTCACTGCATATATCTACAGTACCATAGTTCTTTTCTTTCCTGATGCAATTCCAGGCGAAGAAAAGTTCGTCTATTTTGAGGTATCTGCTGTAATTATTGCCTTTGTTCTTTTGGGAAAATACATGGAAGAGGCAATAAAAAAGAAAAGTTCATCTGCTGTAAGAAAATTACTTGACTTGAGTCCACCAATGGCATGTGTGATTCGTGAGGGCTCAGAAATGGAAATTCCTTCTAATCAGATCAAGATGGATGATGTGATGATCGTAAAACCTGGTGAAAAAATTCCAACTGATGGAATTATCATTACAGGTGAATCCTCTATAGATGAAAAAATGATTACAGGTGAAAGCCTCCCTGTTGGAAAAAAGCCGGGTGATCAAGTTATTGGGGCTACTGTTAACAAACAAGGATTGCTTCATATCAAAGCAACCAAAATAGGAAAAGATACTGCATTATCTCAAATTGTTCATGTAGTAGAGCAAGCACAGTCTTCTACTGCTAAAGTACAAAGGATGGCTGATTCTATTGCTGCGAAATTTGTTCCTTCTGTGGTAGGAGCAGCCGTCATAACATTTCTACTTTGGTATTTTGTTATAGGTGATTTTGTTGCAGGCTTGCTTGCATTTGTTGCAGTTATGATTATTGCATGCCCTTGCGCACTTGGGGTAGCTACGCCTGCTGCATTAATGGTTGGAGTTGGAAAGGGTGCCGAATCAGGAATTCTAATCAGAGGCGCAGAATACTTGGAACGCTCACAAAAAATCAACACAATCGTATTTGACAAAACAGGCACCATAACAAAAGGAGAGCCAGAGGTTACAGACATAGTGTCTTTGAATGAACTAAGTGAAAAACAAATTATTGAATATGGTGGAACAGTAGAATCGGGTTCTGAACATCCTATCGCTAAAGCTGTTGTGAATAAAATGAAAGAAATGAATATTCCTCTTACTACTCCTGAAGAATTTGAATCATTAAACGGATTGGGGGTGAAAGCTATGGTTCATGGGAAAAAAATCTATACTGGAAACAGGAAAATGATGAAACAGTTTGGCATTGATGTTCGTCTTGCTGAACAAAACATGGAAAGACTAGAGTCAGAAGGAAAGACAGCAATAATGGTGATAATTGATGATAAAATAGAGGGCATCATTGCAGTTGCAGATTCATTAAAGGAAACCTCTCAAATGGCAATTTTTGCACTTACTGATCTTGGGATAGAGTCAATTATGATTACAGGTGACAATGAAAAAACAGCACAAGCAATAGCAAAAAAAGTTGGTATTGAGAAAATCATTGCAAATGTTTTACCCGCAGATAAAGCCAAAGAGATCAAGAAACTACAAGCACAAGGAAAATTTGTTGCAATGGTGGGTGATGGAATTAATGATGCCCCCGCTTTAGCACAAGCTGATATAGGGATTGCAATTGGTAGTGGTTCTGACATTGCAAAGGAAACAGGAGGAATAATTCTGATCAGAGATGATCTAATGGATGTTTCTCGTGCAATTCGATTGAGCAGAGCAACCATGAAGAAAATCAAACAAAATCTTTTCTGGGCATTTGCATACAACTCTGGCGGAATTCCAATTGCAGCTCTAGGTCTACTTAGTCCAATCTTTGCAGCTGCTGCTATGGCTCTAAGTTCAATTTCAGTCATTGCAAATTCTTCTATGCTTAAGCGATACAATATTACAAGTGGAGAAGAAAAATTAATGAAATCTGAGATGTTTCAAAAACAAAAACTTGAGGCTATGAGATAA
- a CDS encoding AMP phosphorylase has product MDLIIKNLGIESGGKPIVFLNVLDADELGVSASGRLQINSGRSLTVIVNIASVTVQKGYLGISEEVQKILKLEQDSVVDVQISPFPKSLQFIRNKLNGKKLTDKEIHEIVNGVVNGNLNENEIAAFVTSLHIQGLSLDEATSLSSSMVMTGKQLVLNSPQIVDKHSIGGVPGDKTTLLVVPIIAASGLIIPKTSSRAITSAAGTADRAETLMPVDLGIEEMKEVVHKTNGCIVWGGALDLAPADDIFVKTEYSLCIDPLLLPSIMSKKKAVGATHLVVDIPTGRGAKVKTIGEADLLAKDIIELGKRLGIYCHCVLTYGEQPIGNTIGPSLEAREALEVLMKTSQVPDLFDKACHVAGSIFEITGKKNGFELARDILLSGKAEKKLREIISQQGGQSEIKPFDFVIGTNTFEYRSVNEGQVLWMDNNIMVEIARAAGAPKNKGSGIIFNKKNGDKVSKNDVLFTVYAEKSPKLSRAEQILDEKMPMGIGDKMEMLIHRVKESPVVRRSFILDR; this is encoded by the coding sequence ATGGATCTTATAATTAAGAATCTAGGTATTGAATCTGGTGGAAAACCAATTGTATTTCTTAATGTTTTGGATGCTGATGAACTAGGTGTATCTGCATCGGGAAGGCTGCAGATTAATTCTGGAAGATCGTTAACAGTGATAGTTAACATTGCGTCAGTTACTGTACAAAAAGGATATTTGGGAATTAGCGAGGAAGTGCAAAAAATTTTAAAGTTAGAACAAGATTCAGTTGTTGATGTACAAATTTCACCATTTCCAAAATCTTTACAATTCATACGTAACAAACTAAATGGGAAAAAACTCACCGATAAAGAAATTCATGAAATCGTAAATGGGGTTGTTAATGGGAACCTCAATGAAAATGAAATTGCCGCTTTTGTAACTTCATTACATATTCAAGGATTGAGTCTTGATGAGGCCACTAGTCTTTCTTCATCAATGGTGATGACTGGAAAGCAACTTGTTCTTAATTCTCCTCAAATTGTAGACAAACATAGTATCGGTGGTGTTCCTGGAGATAAAACGACTTTGCTTGTAGTTCCCATCATTGCAGCTTCTGGACTGATTATACCAAAAACATCCTCTAGGGCAATCACATCTGCTGCTGGAACAGCTGATAGGGCAGAGACATTGATGCCAGTGGATTTAGGAATTGAAGAAATGAAAGAAGTGGTTCATAAAACAAATGGTTGTATTGTGTGGGGTGGCGCTCTAGATTTAGCACCTGCTGATGATATTTTTGTAAAAACAGAATATTCATTGTGTATTGATCCTTTACTATTACCTTCGATTATGAGTAAAAAGAAAGCAGTTGGCGCAACTCATTTGGTAGTTGACATTCCAACAGGGCGAGGCGCCAAAGTAAAAACAATTGGAGAGGCAGATCTACTTGCAAAAGACATTATTGAGTTAGGAAAACGACTTGGAATATACTGTCATTGCGTATTGACTTATGGGGAGCAACCAATTGGAAATACCATAGGTCCATCTCTTGAAGCACGAGAAGCACTTGAGGTATTGATGAAGACATCTCAAGTTCCGGATTTGTTTGACAAAGCATGTCATGTTGCAGGTTCAATTTTTGAAATAACTGGAAAAAAGAATGGATTTGAATTAGCAAGAGATATTCTTCTTTCAGGAAAAGCAGAAAAAAAACTCAGAGAAATAATATCTCAACAAGGGGGTCAATCAGAAATTAAACCATTTGATTTTGTTATCGGTACTAATACATTTGAATACCGTTCTGTCAATGAAGGACAAGTTTTATGGATGGATAACAACATTATGGTCGAAATAGCAAGAGCTGCAGGTGCTCCAAAAAACAAAGGCTCTGGAATTATATTTAATAAGAAAAATGGAGACAAAGTTTCCAAAAATGATGTTCTTTTTACTGTTTACGCTGAAAAATCCCCGAAACTCTCAAGAGCAGAACAAATTCTTGATGAAAAAATGCCTATGGGAATAGGGGACAAAATGGAAATGTTGATCCATAGAGTAAAAGAATCCCCAGTTGTAAGAAGATCTTTTATTTTGGATAGATAA